From Streptomyces sp. TLI_105, the proteins below share one genomic window:
- a CDS encoding NAD-dependent malic enzyme → MATAPSVSYSMTVRLEVPASGTAVSQLTTAVESHGGSVTGLDVTASGHEKLRIDVTIAATSTAHADEIVEQLRGIEGVVLGKVSDRTFLMHLGGKIEMASKHPIRNRDDLSMIYTPGVARVCMAIAENPEDARRLTIKRNSVAVVTDGSAVLGLGNIGPMASLPVMEGKAALFKRFAGIDAWPICLDTQDTDEIVAIVKAIAPGFAGINLEDISAPRCFEIEARLREALDIPVFHDDQHGTAIVVLAALTNALRVVGKGIGDVRVVMSGAGAAGTAILKLLIAAGVKHAVVADIHGVVHAGREDLVDAAPGTPLRWIADNTNPEGVTGTLKQAVVGADVFIGVSAPNLLGAEDVAAMAEGAIVFALANPDPEVDPAAARQTAAVVATGRSDFPNQINNVLVFPGVFRGLLDAQSRTVNTEMMLAAASALADVVTEDELNPNYIIPSVFNDKVAGAVAGAVRNAAKTAGAGTAPSGR, encoded by the coding sequence ATGGCAACGGCGCCCAGCGTCTCGTACTCGATGACGGTCAGGCTGGAGGTTCCCGCCAGCGGAACCGCGGTCTCCCAGCTCACCACGGCGGTGGAGTCCCACGGCGGATCCGTCACCGGCCTCGACGTGACCGCCTCCGGCCACGAGAAGCTCCGCATCGACGTCACCATCGCCGCCACCTCCACCGCGCACGCCGACGAGATCGTCGAGCAGCTGCGCGGCATCGAGGGCGTCGTCCTGGGCAAGGTCTCGGACCGTACGTTCCTCATGCACCTCGGCGGCAAGATCGAGATGGCGTCGAAGCACCCCATCCGCAACCGTGACGACCTCTCGATGATCTACACCCCGGGCGTCGCCCGCGTGTGCATGGCGATCGCCGAGAACCCCGAGGACGCGCGCCGCCTCACCATCAAGCGCAACTCCGTCGCGGTCGTCACCGACGGCTCCGCCGTCCTCGGCCTCGGCAACATCGGCCCCATGGCCTCGCTGCCCGTCATGGAGGGCAAGGCCGCCCTCTTCAAGCGCTTCGCCGGCATCGACGCCTGGCCGATCTGCCTCGACACCCAGGACACCGACGAGATCGTCGCGATCGTCAAGGCGATCGCCCCCGGCTTCGCGGGCATCAACCTGGAGGACATCTCCGCGCCCCGCTGCTTCGAGATCGAGGCCCGGCTGCGCGAGGCCCTCGACATCCCCGTCTTCCACGACGACCAGCACGGCACCGCCATCGTCGTCCTCGCCGCCCTCACCAACGCGCTGCGCGTGGTCGGCAAGGGCATCGGCGACGTCCGGGTCGTCATGTCCGGCGCCGGCGCCGCCGGCACGGCCATCCTCAAGCTGCTGATCGCGGCGGGCGTGAAGCACGCCGTCGTCGCCGACATCCACGGTGTCGTCCACGCGGGCCGCGAGGACCTCGTCGACGCCGCGCCCGGCACCCCGCTGCGCTGGATCGCCGACAACACCAACCCGGAGGGCGTCACCGGCACCCTCAAGCAGGCCGTCGTGGGCGCGGACGTCTTCATCGGCGTCTCGGCCCCGAACCTGCTGGGCGCGGAGGACGTCGCCGCCATGGCGGAGGGCGCCATCGTGTTCGCGCTCGCGAACCCCGACCCGGAGGTCGACCCGGCCGCCGCGCGGCAGACCGCCGCCGTCGTCGCCACCGGCCGCTCGGACTTCCCGAACCAGATCAACAACGTGCTGGTCTTCCCGGGCGTCTTCCGCGGTCTGCTCGACGCCCAGTCCCGTACGGTCAACACGGAGATGATGCTGGCGGCGGCCTCCGCCCTCGCCGACGTGGTCACCGAGGACGAGCTGAACCCGAACTACATCATCCCGTCGGTCTTCAACGACAAGGTCGCGGGCGCGGTCGCCGGCGCGGTCCGGAACGCGGCGAAGACCGCGGGCGCCGGCACGGCGCCGAGCGGCCGCTGA
- a CDS encoding HU family DNA-binding protein, with protein MNRSELVAALADRAEVTRKDADAVLAALAETVGEVVAKGDEKVTIPGFLTFERTHRAARTARNPQTGDPIDIPAGYSVKVSAGSKLKEAAKGK; from the coding sequence ATGAACCGCAGTGAGCTGGTGGCCGCCCTGGCCGACCGCGCCGAGGTGACCCGCAAGGACGCCGACGCCGTGCTGGCCGCTCTCGCCGAGACCGTCGGTGAGGTCGTCGCCAAGGGTGACGAGAAGGTCACCATCCCCGGCTTCCTGACCTTCGAGCGCACCCACCGTGCCGCTCGCACCGCTCGTAACCCGCAGACCGGCGACCCGATCGACATCCCGGCCGGCTACAGCGTGAAGGTCTCCGCGGGCTCGAAGCTCAAGGAAGCCGCCAAGGGCAAGTAA